A window of Microbacterium lushaniae genomic DNA:
GACCGCCTCGTGGGCCGCCGGCTCGTGCGCCGCGAGGCCGACCCCGCCGACGGCCGCAGCGTCCTGGTGACGCTGACCCCCGACGGACGGACCCGCGTGGATGCCGCGATCACGCGCCTCGTGGATGCCGAGGCGATCCTCCTGGACAGCCTCTCCCGCAGCGACCGCGAGCGGCTGGCGAGCCTGCTGCGCAAGCTCAGCCTCGGCTTCGACGCCTGACCGCTCCGCCTCCCGGATCCCCGCGCGCCTGTGCCGGGGATGCGGCGGGTCAGCCCAGCGCTTCGCCCAGCTCGTACCAGCGGGTCTCGAGGTCGTCGCGCTCGGTCTCCATCACCGCGATACGCTGCATCTCGGCGGCCAGGCCCGCGTAGTCGGCCTGATCGTGCTCGGCCAGCGCCATGCGGGCGGATCCGATGTCCTTCTCCAGCTTGCCGATCCGCCGCTCGAGCGCGGCGATCTCCTTCTGCGCGGCCCGCAGGTCGGCCCCGGAGAGTGCGGACGACGCCGCCGGGGCGCCGGCGGTCGCACGCGCGGCCGTGTCCGGCTGGCTCCGGCGCAGTCGCAGGTACTCCTCCACCCCGCCGGGGAGGTGGCGCAGGTGCCCGTCGAAGATCGCGTACTGCTGATCGGTCACCCGCTCCAGGAAGTACCGGTCGTGCGAGACCACCAGGAGGGTGCCCGGCCACGAGTCCAGCAGGTCCTCCATCGCGGCGAGCATGTCGGTGTCGAGGTCGTTGGTCGGCTCATCCAGGATCAGCACGTTCGGCTGGTCCAGGAGGATCATGAGCAGCTGCAGGCGGCGCTTCTGCCCTCCGGAGAGGTCTCGGACCGGGGTGGAGAGCTGGGCGCTGGAGAATCCGAGGCGCTCCAGCAGCTGCCCGGGCGTGAGCTCCTGCGCCTTGGAGCCGGCGCCGAACGTGTAGCTGGTCCGCAGGCCCGCGACCACGACGCGCACCGGGTCGTCGAGATGGTCCTCGAGTTCGTCGAGACGCTGCGTGAGGGTCGCCACGCGCACGGTCTTGCCGCGCTTGACGCGACCGGCCGTCGGATGCACCGTGCCGTCGATGAGCCCGAGGAGCGTGGACTTGCCCGCGCCGTTGACACCCAGGATGCCGGTGCGCTCCCCCGGCGCGATGCGCCACTCGACCCCGCGCAGCACCTCGCGGTCGTCGTATGCGACGGACACGTCCAGCAGGTCGACGACGTCCTTGCCCAGCCGGGAGACGGCGAGGGATTGCAGCGCGACGGGGTCGCGGATCTCCGGCACGTCGGCGATGAGCGCGTTGGCCGCGTCGATGCGGAACTTCGGCTTCGCCGTGCGCGCCGGAGCGCCCCGGCGCAGCCACGCCAGCTCCTTGCGCGCGAGGTTCTGGCGGCGCGCCTCGATGGAGGCGGCCTGGCGATCGCGTTCCACCCGCTGCAGGATGTACGCGGCGTACCCGCCCTCGAAGGACTCGACGATGCGGTCGTGCACCTCCCACGTGACCGTGCAGACCTCATCGAGGAACCACCGGTCGTGCGTGACGACCAGAAGGCCGCCGGCCCCCGCCGGCCACCGCCGCTTGAGGTGCTCCGCCAGCCACGTGATGCCCTCGACGTCGAGATGGTTCGTCGGCTCGTCCAGGAACAGCACGTCCCAGTCACCGACGAGCAGGCGCGCCAGCGCGACGCGCCGGCGCTGGCCTCCGGAAAGGGTGCCCAGCGGCGCATCCCACGCCAGGTCGGTCAGCAGACCCGCGATCACGTCGCGCACGCGGGCGTCGCCCGCCCACTCGTGGTCGGCCAGGTCGCCCACGACGGCGTGCCCCACCGTGTCGTCGTCATCGAGGACGTCGGCCTGATCGAGTACGCCGATGCGCACCCCGCCGCGGACCGTCACGCGCCCGGAGTCGGGTTGCGCACGCCCGGCCAGCATCGCCAGCAGGCTGGACTTGCCGTCGCCGTTGCGACCCACGATCCCGATGCGGTCTCCTTCGTTGACGCCGAGGGAGACGGAGTCGAAGACGACGGTGGTGGGGTATTCCAGGTGCAGGGCCTCGGCCCCGAGAAGATGCGCCATGTCCCTCCCAGCCTAGGCGGGCGGGCGTAGCGTGGCCGCCATGAGGCGAACGCGGGTGCGCTCGAGTGCGATCACGTCGGTCGGTTACGACCCCGCGACGGCCGTGCTGGAGATCGAGTTCACCAGCGGCGAGGTGTACCAGTACTTCGCAGTCCCGCCCTCCAGACACCGCGGGCTGGTCGAGGCCGAGAGCGTCGGCCGGCACTTCCTCGCGCACATCCGCGACGTGTATCCCGACCGACGCGTCCGGTGAGCTGCGGGGCGGGCCGCACGCGACCCGCCCCGGTGGCTCAGTTCAGGCCGTTCTCCTCCAGCCACGCCTCGGCGATGTCTTCGGTGGACTCCTGGTCGACCGTGCTCTGCACGTTGAGGGCCACGAGGGCCTCGGGCGTCAGCGCGGCGCTGACGGCGTTGAGCACGTCGGCGATCTCATCGGCGATGTCGGCCTGCACGAGCGGCACGACGTTGGAGGCGAGGATGAGGTTCTCCGGGTCTTCCAGCGCGACGATGTCCTCGGTCTCGAACGCCGGGTCGGCGGTGTAGATGTCGGCGATGTTGACGGTGCCGGCCAGCAGGTCCTCCAGGGTGGTCGGGCCGGTCGCGGAGAAGGCCACGTCGACGCCGTAGGTCTCCTTCGCGCCCGCCGGTCCGTACGGACGCTCCTCGAACTCCGGCGCCGCACCGATGGTGAGGGGGACGTCCACCTCCGCCAGGTCGGCGATGGTGGTCAGGTCGTACTGATCCGCGAACTCGGTCGTCACCGTGTAGGTGTCCTGATCGGTCGCCGGCGCGTACTCCAGGACGGTGAGCCCTTCGGGCAGCACCTCCTGCAGCGCCGCGTAGACCTCGTCCGGCGCGGTCGCCGTCGCCGAAGGGTCGAAGTACTCCAGGAGGTTGCCGGTGTACTCGGGGAACACCGTGATGTCGCCGTCCTCGATGGCCGGCATGTACGCGTCGCGCTGGCCGATGCTGAATTCGCGCTCGACGTCGAACCCGGCGTCCTCGAGGGCCTGCGCGTAGATCTCCGCGATGATCTCGTTCGAGTAGTACTCCTGCGACCCGACGACGATGGTGGTGTCATCGTTCTCGCGGCTGCTCTCCCCGCCGGCGGGATTGTCGTCTTCGAGGGGGTTGCTCGACGCGCACCCCGCCAGGAGGAGGGTGCTGACGGTGCCGGCCGCGAGGAGGGCGCCGAGGCGCGAGTGCTTCGCTGTGGACATGGTGTTCTCTCTCTGTGGGGGTTCTTCAGGATGCCGGAACGGGCCGCGCAGCGGAACCGGCCAGCGCGGATCGAGCCGGGGCGGTACGCTGTCCCGCCGGGACCGCCGCGCGCTGCAGCAGTCCGAGGACGAGATCCAGCAGCAGCGCCAGAAGCGCCACCAGCAGCGCCGCTCCGAGCACTTGGTCGAAGCGCTGCAGCGGGATGCCCTGGATGATGGGGTAGCCGAGTCCGCCGAGGTTCACATAGGCGGCGATCGTGACGGTGGCCACCACCTGCAGGACGGCCGAGCGCAGGCCGCCCACCAGCAGCGGCAGGCCCAGAGGCACCTCCACCCGCCACAGGATCTGCCACTCGGTCATCCCCACCGCCCGCGCGGAGTCCACGACGCGGCGGTCGATGGCCTCGAACCCCGTGAACGCACCGGCCAGCAGCGGCGGCACCGCCAGCAGCACGAAGGTGATCACGGCCGCTTCGACGCGGTGCACGACACCCAGCAGCAGCACCAGGAGGATGAGGAGCCCGAACGAGGGCACCGCGCGAGCAGCCCCCGACACCGCCAGCGCGATCTCCCGGCCCTTACCGGTGTGACCGATCGCCCACCCGGCCGGCACGGCGATCACGGCGGCGATCAGGACGGACACCGCGGTGTATCCGAGCTGCTGTCCGAACAGCACCGGCAGGGAGTAGCTGCCGGTGAGACGGTCGGGCGAGAAGATCCACGCGAGCGCGTCGAGGAAGAGGTTCATGCCATCCTCCGAGCCGCGACCGGTGACGCGGCTCGGCGCGCGGGGGCGGCGCGCCGCGACCACGGCATCAGCAGGCGGCCGGCCAGCACGAGCAGGACGTCGACCACGAGGGCGACCACCACGACGGCGACCACCCCGGCGAACACTTCGCTCAGGATGCGCCGGCCCAGGCCGTTGGTGAAGAGGTAGCCGAGGTTGGTGACCCCCACGAGCGCCCCGACGGTCGCCAGGGAGATCGTGGACACCGCCGCCACGCGGAGCCCTGCCAGCACGACCGGCCCCGCCAGGGGGAACTCCACTCCCCAGAACCGCCGGAACGCGCCGAATCCGACCGCGGTGGCGGATTCGCGCACCGCCGCGTCGACGGAGCCGAGTCCGTCGGCCACCGAGCGCACCAGGATCGCCACGGCGTAGATGGTCAGTGCGACCAGGAGATTCAGCTCGCTCGTCGCGCGGTATCCGAAGAGCGCGGGCAGGAGGATGAGCAGCGCGAGGGAGGGGATCGTGTACAACAGGCCCGTGATGCTGATGAGCCAGCCGCGCAGCAGCCGGTAGCGGAAGGCGAGCCAGCCCAGCGGCACCGACACCACGAACCCGACCGCGATCGCGACGACGCTCTGACGCAGGTGCACCAGGGTCAGCTCGCCGATCAGGTCGAGGTTGTTCCAAACCCAGGTCACCCCGGCGACTCCTCCACGAGCGACCCCTGCGTCCGGCCGTCGCCGTCCACCACGATCGTGCCGGTCGGGGTCTGCCGCAGGCGCAGGGCCCGCTTCCCCCGGTCGGCGCCGATGAAGTCGGCGACGAATCCGGCCGTCGGATCGGCGAGGATCTCGTCGGGGGTGCCCTGCTGGGCGATGCGGGCGCCCTTCTCCAGCAGCACCACCTGATCGCCCAGGAGGAACGCCTCGTCCACGTCGTGCGTGACGAACACGATCGTCTTGCCGATCTCCCGCTGCAGGCGCAGCAGTTCCTGCTGCAGTTCGGCGCGGACGATGGGGTCCACCGCGCCGAAGGGCTCGTCCATGAGCAGGATGTTCGGATCGGCGGCGAGGCCGCGGGCCACCCCCACGCGCTGCTGCTGTCCGCCGGAGAGCTGACCGGGATAGCGGTCGGCCATCGCGCGGTCCAGCCCCACGGTGTCCATCAGCTCGAGGGCACGCGCACGGGCGGCGCCACGTTTGACGCCCTCCAGCACCGGCACGGTGGCGATGTTCTCCGCGACGGTGAAGTGGGGCAGGAGCCCGGAGTTCTGCATGACGTAGCCGATCTGGCGCCGCAGGCGCACCGGCTCACGTCCGGCGACGTCCTCGTCGTCGATCGAGACGGTGCCCGAGGTGGCGTCGACCATGCGATTGATCATGCGCAGCAGCGTCGTCTTGCCGCATCCGGACGACCCGACCAGGACCGTGGTCCTTCGGGAGGGGATGACGAGGCTGAAGTCCTCCACGGCGTGGGTGCCGTCGGGGAAGACCTTCGACACATGCGAGAACTCGATCATGGCTGCGGGGTCAAGGCGTCATTCGACGACCTCGATCTCCTTCCAGAAGGCGACATACCCGGAGAAGTCTTTGCCGACCCGTTCGATCGCGGTCGGGTACGGGTCGGGATAGGCCCATGCCCGGTCGGTGAGGGCACGATCGCCCACGGCCACGGTGTAGTACTGGCAGGCGCCCTTCCACGGGCACGTGTACGGCGTGGGGCTGTCGGACAGCACGCCGGCGCGGACGCTGTCGGGTGGGAAGTACCAGTTGCCCTCGATCGAGATGAGGTCCTGCCGGTCGGCTTCGGCGATCACCGTGCCGTCGAGCACTGCTTTCATGTCGTCCTCCTGCACACAGGGGCGCCGTCGCCGGCGTGGGGTGGGCGTCACGCTACCCGAGGTCTCCGACGTCGCGCGTGATGCGGTCTCGTCTTGTCAGCGCCTGGCGGGCACGGTAAATTCCCGCGGCTCAGATGATGCGGGCCCCGGGCACCGGACCGTGCACGTGCATGGCATGCAGGCCCGCCCCGGTCAGGCTGACGCGCAGATCCAGCGCGGCGGCCTCGTCGGCTGCCAGGAACGCCAGCGTGGGGCCGGAGCCGGACACGATGCCGGCGAGCGCTCCGGCGCGCTCGCCGGTCTCCAGTACGCCGGCCAGGTCGGGGCGCAGGTGCAGGGCGGGAGCCTGCAGGTCGTTGCGCAGCGAGGCCGCCAGCATGCCCGCGTCGCCCTGGCGCAGCGCGTGCAGCACTCCCGGGTCCACGGCCGGGCGGCGCGGTACCGGGCCGATGTCGGCGAGGTGGCGCTCGCGGTGCACGTCCAGTTCGCGGTACACCACGGGGGTGGACATCCCCTCGTCGCTCGTGACGAGCACCCAGTCGAAACGCCCCCGCGCCAGCGCCGAGCTCAGCTCGTCGCCGCGTCCGGTTCCCACGGCCGTGCCCCCCAGCAGCGCGAACGGCACATCGGCGCCCAGGCGTGCGGCCAGGCGCAGCAGCTCGGCGGTGGACAGCCCCGTCTCCCACAGCGCGTCGCACGCCACCAGAGCCGCCGCCGCATCCGCAGATCCGCCGCCCATGCCACCGGCCACCGGGACGGCCTTGCGGATCTCCAGGTGCACGCCCGCCTGCACGCCGGTGGCCCTCGCCAGGAGCCGCGCGGCGCGGACGGCCAGATTGCGGTCGTCGGTGGGCACCTCGTCGAGGCCGGTGGGGCCGGAGACCTCCACCGTGATGCCGTCTGCGGGGCTCGCCCACAGCTCCTCGTAGATCGACACCGCCTGATAGGCCGTGGCGACCTCGTGATACCCGTCGTCCTGGACGTCGCCGACTTCGAGGAAGACGTTGATCTTCCCGGGCGCGCGCACGTGGACGGCGTCGCTGGGGGTGGCCAGGCTCACCGGGCCGAATCCGCCCAGCGATCGAGATCGATCGTGTCGGCGAGAGCGTCGATGCGCTCCAGCTCCTCGGTGTCGAAGGCCGGGCCGTTCACGGCGGCGAGATTGTCGTCCAGCTGCTCGACGCGGGAGGCTCCGATCAGAGCGGATGCGACGGTCGGCTCCCGCAGCACCCACTGGATCGCCATCTGCGCGAGCGTCTGACCGCGTTCTTTGGCGACGAGGTTGAGTCCGCGCAGCGCCGAGACCGCCCCGTGCGGGAGGGGCGCATCCGGGAGGGAGGAGCGGCGCTGGGCGCGCTGGGCGCGGCCGTCGCCGAGGTACTTGTCGGTGAGCACGCCCTGGGCGAGCGGGGTGAAGGCGATCGCCCCCATGCCCTCCTGCGCGAGCACCCGCGTCAGCCCGTCTTCGACCCAGCGGTTCACGATCGAGTACGACGGCTGGTGGATGATCAGCGGCGTGCCGAGGGACCGGGCCACCGCTGCGGCCACGACGGTCTGCTTCTCGTCGTACTGGGAGATCCCGACGTAACGGGCCTTCCCCTGCCGGACGAGGGTGTCGAGGGCGCCGATCGTCTCCTCGATCGGGGTGACCGGATCCGGACGGTGCGAGTAGAAGATGTCCACGTGGTCCAGTCCCATGCGGCGCAGGGACTGCTCGGCGCTGGCGAGGATGTACTTGCGCGACCCGAGGTCGCCGTACGGGCCCGGCCACATGTCCCACCCGGCCTTGGACGACACGAGGAGTTCATCCCGGTACGGGGCGAAGTCCTCGCGCATGGCGCGGCCGAAGTTCGTCTCGGCCGACCCGTAGGGCGGGCCGTAGTTGTTCGCCAGGTCGAAGTGCGTGACCCCGCGGTCGAAGGCGTGACGCAGCAGCTCTCGCTGCCGGTCGAAGGGGATGTTGTCGCCGAAGTTCCACCACAGTCCGAGGGACACCGGGGGGAGGTACACTCCAGACGTACCCACCTGTCGGTAGTCCGTCATCGCATAGCGATCCCCGGCAGCGGCGTATGGGCGATGGAGGTCGGAGACGTCCGGGCGGAAGCGCGGTCGGTCGGTCACCCTCCGACCCTAGCGCGCACCCCCGGAACGAACGACCCCTCGGTGAAACCCGGTCGTAACGGGACTGAACTACCGTGGGCGCACTCCGCGCCCGCGGAGGATCCCGACTTCAATGTTCTCGGAAGGAGAGCCCAGTGCGTCGATTCGTTCCCCTCCCCACGGAGATCGATCCGTGGCGGGCTCTGCTGGCCCGAGAGGACGTCCGGCTGCTGGACGGCGTGCTCCATCTCGTCACCGACGAGGTCTCCCCCGCCGAGGCGCTGTCTCAGGACCTCCTCGATGTCGCCGACTCCCTGGAGGCGGCCGGGATCGAGGTGCTCCTGGTCCGCGACAGCAATCGTCGCCCCAAGCTCGTCGCCGATGCCCACACGGCTCCGGCGGCGCTGGCGGCACTGCGATCCGCCCGCCCCGGCGAGCCGTTCTACCTCAAGGCCCGCGGGGATGACCCGGTGCCGATGCACGGAGCGGTCGTGGAATCCGGCGCCCTCGCCTCGTACGCGGTGTTCCGGCCACGCACGAGCACGAACGGCGCCTACCGCTACGGCTCCTCGCTGGCTCCGCGCCTGGAGTTCTGGCGGTTCGGTGAGGCCCTCGTGGAAGCGCCCCGCCCCACCGTCCTCTCTCGGCGCGTGACGGCACGGGAGGACGTCGCGTTCGTGCGCACCGAGCGCTACGGCCGCGCGTGGACGACGCTGGCCGGCATGTTCGACCCGCACCCCGACGAGGTCCGCGTCGACATCGACATGGTGTTCTCGTGGGTGGACGGCTCCTCCACCGAGTTCCAGCGTCAGCGCGCCGCGCAGATGGACGGCTACGTCGTCGGCGACGGCGATGACTCCCCCGCCCGGTTCCGTCAGATCGACGAGCTGCGTTACGCCCTGCGCAGCGTCCACATGTACGCGCCCTGGGTGCGGCGGATCTTCATCGCGACCGACTCCCCGCGCCCGGCGT
This region includes:
- a CDS encoding ABC-F family ATP-binding cassette domain-containing protein, producing MAHLLGAEALHLEYPTTVVFDSVSLGVNEGDRIGIVGRNGDGKSSLLAMLAGRAQPDSGRVTVRGGVRIGVLDQADVLDDDDTVGHAVVGDLADHEWAGDARVRDVIAGLLTDLAWDAPLGTLSGGQRRRVALARLLVGDWDVLFLDEPTNHLDVEGITWLAEHLKRRWPAGAGGLLVVTHDRWFLDEVCTVTWEVHDRIVESFEGGYAAYILQRVERDRQAASIEARRQNLARKELAWLRRGAPARTAKPKFRIDAANALIADVPEIRDPVALQSLAVSRLGKDVVDLLDVSVAYDDREVLRGVEWRIAPGERTGILGVNGAGKSTLLGLIDGTVHPTAGRVKRGKTVRVATLTQRLDELEDHLDDPVRVVVAGLRTSYTFGAGSKAQELTPGQLLERLGFSSAQLSTPVRDLSGGQKRRLQLLMILLDQPNVLILDEPTNDLDTDMLAAMEDLLDSWPGTLLVVSHDRYFLERVTDQQYAIFDGHLRHLPGGVEEYLRLRRSQPDTAARATAGAPAASSALSGADLRAAQKEIAALERRIGKLEKDIGSARMALAEHDQADYAGLAAEMQRIAVMETERDDLETRWYELGEALG
- a CDS encoding KTSC domain-containing protein, which encodes MRRTRVRSSAITSVGYDPATAVLEIEFTSGEVYQYFAVPPSRHRGLVEAESVGRHFLAHIRDVYPDRRVR
- a CDS encoding ABC transporter substrate-binding protein, which encodes MSTAKHSRLGALLAAGTVSTLLLAGCASSNPLEDDNPAGGESSRENDDTTIVVGSQEYYSNEIIAEIYAQALEDAGFDVEREFSIGQRDAYMPAIEDGDITVFPEYTGNLLEYFDPSATATAPDEVYAALQEVLPEGLTVLEYAPATDQDTYTVTTEFADQYDLTTIADLAEVDVPLTIGAAPEFEERPYGPAGAKETYGVDVAFSATGPTTLEDLLAGTVNIADIYTADPAFETEDIVALEDPENLILASNVVPLVQADIADEIADVLNAVSAALTPEALVALNVQSTVDQESTEDIAEAWLEENGLN
- a CDS encoding ABC transporter permease, with the protein product MNLFLDALAWIFSPDRLTGSYSLPVLFGQQLGYTAVSVLIAAVIAVPAGWAIGHTGKGREIALAVSGAARAVPSFGLLILLVLLLGVVHRVEAAVITFVLLAVPPLLAGAFTGFEAIDRRVVDSARAVGMTEWQILWRVEVPLGLPLLVGGLRSAVLQVVATVTIAAYVNLGGLGYPIIQGIPLQRFDQVLGAALLVALLALLLDLVLGLLQRAAVPAGQRTAPARSALAGSAARPVPAS
- a CDS encoding ABC transporter permease translates to MTWVWNNLDLIGELTLVHLRQSVVAIAVGFVVSVPLGWLAFRYRLLRGWLISITGLLYTIPSLALLILLPALFGYRATSELNLLVALTIYAVAILVRSVADGLGSVDAAVRESATAVGFGAFRRFWGVEFPLAGPVVLAGLRVAAVSTISLATVGALVGVTNLGYLFTNGLGRRILSEVFAGVVAVVVVALVVDVLLVLAGRLLMPWSRRAAPARRAASPVAARRMA
- a CDS encoding ABC transporter ATP-binding protein; amino-acid sequence: MIEFSHVSKVFPDGTHAVEDFSLVIPSRRTTVLVGSSGCGKTTLLRMINRMVDATSGTVSIDDEDVAGREPVRLRRQIGYVMQNSGLLPHFTVAENIATVPVLEGVKRGAARARALELMDTVGLDRAMADRYPGQLSGGQQQRVGVARGLAADPNILLMDEPFGAVDPIVRAELQQELLRLQREIGKTIVFVTHDVDEAFLLGDQVVLLEKGARIAQQGTPDEILADPTAGFVADFIGADRGKRALRLRQTPTGTIVVDGDGRTQGSLVEESPG
- a CDS encoding DUF427 domain-containing protein, with the protein product MKAVLDGTVIAEADRQDLISIEGNWYFPPDSVRAGVLSDSPTPYTCPWKGACQYYTVAVGDRALTDRAWAYPDPYPTAIERVGKDFSGYVAFWKEIEVVE
- a CDS encoding 4-(cytidine 5'-diphospho)-2-C-methyl-D-erythritol kinase, encoding MSLATPSDAVHVRAPGKINVFLEVGDVQDDGYHEVATAYQAVSIYEELWASPADGITVEVSGPTGLDEVPTDDRNLAVRAARLLARATGVQAGVHLEIRKAVPVAGGMGGGSADAAAALVACDALWETGLSTAELLRLAARLGADVPFALLGGTAVGTGRGDELSSALARGRFDWVLVTSDEGMSTPVVYRELDVHRERHLADIGPVPRRPAVDPGVLHALRQGDAGMLAASLRNDLQAPALHLRPDLAGVLETGERAGALAGIVSGSGPTLAFLAADEAAALDLRVSLTGAGLHAMHVHGPVPGARII
- a CDS encoding aldo/keto reductase codes for the protein MTDRPRFRPDVSDLHRPYAAAGDRYAMTDYRQVGTSGVYLPPVSLGLWWNFGDNIPFDRQRELLRHAFDRGVTHFDLANNYGPPYGSAETNFGRAMREDFAPYRDELLVSSKAGWDMWPGPYGDLGSRKYILASAEQSLRRMGLDHVDIFYSHRPDPVTPIEETIGALDTLVRQGKARYVGISQYDEKQTVVAAAVARSLGTPLIIHQPSYSIVNRWVEDGLTRVLAQEGMGAIAFTPLAQGVLTDKYLGDGRAQRAQRRSSLPDAPLPHGAVSALRGLNLVAKERGQTLAQMAIQWVLREPTVASALIGASRVEQLDDNLAAVNGPAFDTEELERIDALADTIDLDRWADSAR
- a CDS encoding stealth conserved region 3 domain-containing protein yields the protein MRRFVPLPTEIDPWRALLAREDVRLLDGVLHLVTDEVSPAEALSQDLLDVADSLEAAGIEVLLVRDSNRRPKLVADAHTAPAALAALRSARPGEPFYLKARGDDPVPMHGAVVESGALASYAVFRPRTSTNGAYRYGSSLAPRLEFWRFGEALVEAPRPTVLSRRVTAREDVAFVRTERYGRAWTTLAGMFDPHPDEVRVDIDMVFSWVDGSSTEFQRQRAAQMDGYVVGDGDDSPARFRQIDELRYALRSVHMYAPWVRRIFIATDSPRPAWLAEHPNVTLVRSEEFFADPAVLPTHNSHAVEAQLHRIDGLAEHFLYSNDDMFFGRPVAPELFFSAGGVSRFVESGVRIGSGAPHPGRSGHDNGLRVNRALLQERFGRVITHDLEHCAVPMRRSVAAELEREFAADYARTAANRFRAATDISVTNSLYHYYALLTGRAVVTREPRVQYVQTTQLDSLRTMERLVTRRDTDMFCLNDGSVPEIPEEMRVRALRSCLERAFPVRPPWEHPEVSAGPAAERSAVLSG